The Hemiscyllium ocellatum isolate sHemOce1 chromosome 4, sHemOce1.pat.X.cur, whole genome shotgun sequence genomic interval gctgaggggtgaccttatagaggtttacaaagttatgcggggcatgtataggataaataggcaaagtcttttccctggggtcagggagtccagaactagagggtatagatttagggtgagaggggaaagatataaaagagacctaaggagcaactttttcacacagagggtggtacgtgtatggaatgagctgccagaggaagtggtggaggctggtacaatttccacatttatgaggcatttggatgggtatatgaataggaagggtttggagagatatgggccaggtgttagcaggtgggactagattgggttgggttatctggtcggcatggacaggttggacagaagggtctgttcccatactgtacatctctatgactgaatgttgccccttatgtctctcttatatctttcccctctcactgttaaagttcacttgagaatgtaacttttaaaaagttctgtgatttacatatgaaagaactaaaaccaaCATGCTCATTCTAAAATATGagtgacttaacaaacaatccaggttttttccaatatataatttcagttacatcacactaaacttttgctctaaattctgtgtcttacaatcctaaacttcacaaccacctgatgaaggagcagcgctctgaaagctagtgcttccaaataaacctgttggactataacctggtgttgtgatttttaattttgtacgccccagtccgaaccagcacctccaaatcattaattagTCCCATCTTATGACACAATAGCAAATCCAGGATTACCGATTCCCTGATTCGTTCCACATATATTGCTTCAAGAAACAATCTCTAATGCATTCAGTGAACCCTCCCTCAGAGTTACTCTTGACAATTTGACTAATCCAGTCTATATGCCTATTAAAATCAGATATGATTATTGTTGTACCATTCTTCCAGACTGGAGTATTTTCTGGTTTAAATATTTTAAGTTTGTCCTGTTATCAAATTTCCCTACTCTTGTATAATTGCTTGGTGCAAAATGACATTCACACATTCTGCCACTTCCTTTTACTTTCTGGTTACAATAAGCCTTATCCACTAATCTCCACTCCTGCCATCTCCTTTAAATTTGCTTATCTCATTTCCCATGTAAATGGACCCTACCTGACACAATTTAGTTTAGAGCCCTACTTACAGCTGTGGTTATTGCCAGACCCCAGTCCCAGAATTAATCAGCTGGAGCAAATCCCATTGtaacagttccctccttccccaatACTAGGGCTAATGCTCATGAATTGAAACTCACTTCTCCCACATCGATCTTTGAAATATGCATTTACTGGTTTAAACTTATTgatcctgtgccaattagctcatggctcagggAGTAATCTAGAAATTATTAactttttgtttctgctttcgAATTTAGCAACAAGTTGTTTGTatacaataaagttaattcagttCACTTTAATACCCTCACTAGAACCTCATTCCTCTTTCTATGTCATTGGAATCTACATGAACCATTGTacctggatctttcccctcccactccaagttcctctgcagcccagatgagatatcctggagctgggCAGTCAACACAACCTTTGGGACCTTCAAAGTGTCTAGATCCTGACTATACGATGCCTAATTACAACaatatttctcttttctctccccaccctcatTGAATATTCCACAGTGCTGcagtcagtttgctcatcctccctacatCACCCACTCTCAACGAGACAGAgaacaagaatctcaaacctgttggacgaggACAGCAGTTGAGGTGCCTGTACAATTACATCCTCTGTTCGTGTATCTGCTTCGTTCATAGTCACACCTTCCAAATTTAAGGTAGTTAATCTAGAGATTGTGACAGTCTCTTGAAACATAGCATCCACGTAACTCTTCTCCCTCCCCAGTAAGACACAGTGTTAGAAGCTCAGACTCCATCTTGTCAGCTCAGAGCCAGATTTCCTCAAGCAACCAGTacttgctacagatgtggtcactatCAACCACAATGAGATTCATCAATTCCCACATCAGTCAGGTACAACACATTGCCTGGCTCTGCATGTCTATTTAATTTACTTTGTTCTTATTTTTCTAAAGTACCGATTTTACTGGTCTTTAATTTTTTCATCTGTAAGATATTTATCCTATTCATCTTTAACCTGAAAGCAATTCAAAATAGATATTCAAATTAGCAGCTGACACCAACCAATGAACTTATGCTCTCCTGTGCTGTTACTCTTTGTTTTGTGCTGGGCTTCAATTTGTCCAGTTAAACCTTACAAACTATGAAGCAAAgaataaaatgcaaaaaaaaacacttctccCCATCTGCACTGAATTCTCATGGTGTTCCAACATTTTTGAAACACACTCACTCAAGCTGTGCCTCATTCTGATGTGCTTTCTCCCAACTGCCTatacaaggcttttgataagatccctcatggcagactggccAAGTAAATATGGGCCTATAGAAATGAAGGCAATGTGGAATGTTGCATCCAAAATTGTCTGACAGTTTGGAAGTAGAGAGCTGTTTCTGTGGCTGGAAGTCAATTTTCAGTGGGGTTCCACGTGGCTCAGTActggggcccttgctgtttgtggtgttCCTTAATGATTTAGACTTAAATATAGGGATATGACTGAGAAGTTCagggatgacacaaaaattagtAGGGTGGTAAGGAGTGAAGAGGATAGCTGTGAACTGCAGAAGCATGTTATGGAACAGTCACAGCTCAGCAGAGCAGTGGCAAGTGGAATTTGATCTGAAAACCATGGGCTAGTGTCCTGCTAAAGGCTAATGGACCCTGGAAaaatactgaagatcagagggatcTTAGTATGCATTTTCACAAATCCTTGAAAATAGTAGGGCAGGTTGATAAAATGATTAAGGAGACACATGGAATACTTTCCCTTATTAGGCAAGGcatacaatacaatacagcaaAGTGGTTACTCTGGTACTGTATATGCATTGATTcagccacaactggagtactgcatgcagtttgattagattagattacttacagtgtggaaacaggcccttcggcccaacaagttcacactgaccctctgaagagcaacccacccagacccattcccctacatttaccccttcacctaacaccatgggcaatttagtgcagaaaattcacctaacctgcacatttttggactgtgggaggaaacccacacagacacaggaagaatgtgtaaactccacacagacagttgcttgaggcaggaattgaacccaggtctctggcactgtgaggcagcagtgctaaccactgatcatTACATTTCTCTGAAGGATGTGGTCatactagagagggtgcaaaggagatttaccaggatattgcctggattagagggtctGAAGTATGAGGAAGATggatagggctgttttccttggtgcAACAATGGTTGAGAGGGCAAGTGAGAGAAGTGTGTAATATTGTGAGGGACATAACATTTTTTTCCATTAGTAGAAAGGTCAATAATCAGGGGGTATAAAAGTAATGCAAGAGGGAGGAGACCAAGAGGAGAGTCCAAAAGTTCTTTTTTCACTCTGCATCTCACTGGTTTGAAAAGCTGGTTGAGTCAGAAATTGTaatgtttaaaaattcactttGGATATTCACTTGTTTTGTTATAGCCTCCAGGGCTATGTGTCAAAAGCTGGAAAATTGGATTAATGTAGTTAGATCTCTGTTGACTGGCACAGACAcagtggctgaatggtctccttctgtgctttaAAGTATGAGTTTGTGACTGAAAACAACACTAAATGGCTTAGTCAGTGTCTCACAAGTACAAAGGCACAATCCAACACGtggctgaaaattttgaaaagttaaaaGCAATGACACCCAGACTTGGTTCACCTTTCTGGTGTGATTTTGTACAGTGGGATTATTAAAATTCGACTTGATCATCACCAGCTCATTGTTATACTCTGGCTGCAAAAAGAGATGAATTCCCTATGTCCATCACCAGAGTTGGAATGAAACGTAGAATTGGAGCATAATCCCTCCTCACCCCAAATAAATCACTGCCAAACAAGTAACAGGCCATTTTAACCAAACAAGGTTTTCATCTGTCTGCACTTACTTCTTTTTGAAAGCTTATTGATTTCCAACTCTCTTGATCAAACTTGTAACCTTGCACAAGTACAGCATAGATGTAGTTTGCATTGAAACAATATGATCTGCGAAATTGGTCTGACACGTTTGGAAAtaactgctgcacctgcatgacaGGTAATAGTGTTAGTTTCCTTTTTGCATTGATAATGATGTACAGGCAGTTCTACTATAATGTGATGGTTtaattcttgtgcaaccctgtattatagaaaaatcacgcttgATGTGTTGGCActataatcacattacagccaacacgttTTAAAAATTTGTGCTGTAGAAATCACGCCCACAGTTCGTCAATCATGTCACAGTGAATTCACATCGACACAATGTCTGTTGTAACAGAACTACTCCTACCTTTTTGTTTTGCGTCAGTCCCTGTCAATTTGCATTGCGTTTGACATCTGTCCAAAATCTCCATGGATGTTTGGCTGAAGTTTTTTTTGTGTCCAATTACCTCCAACATTGATATATTCAAAACTAAATATTGACAACAACTTTTGCTGACATAGAACAGGATTTCCAGTTCCTCTAAATGTAGCATTGGTGTCAGGGTCATAGTTCGGTGGTAATATGTGATCTACGTAGTGTGCAATAGGACATATATGCAGATGGATGTGTAATACACCACACCTATAAGTAGCATGTAACATGAATGTTAATATATGTAGCAAATCATGAGTATTAAAGGGTCATGTCTCTAAGTAATACACGACATGTCATGCCTGTAGGTTTCATAGGATACATCGTGACTGTAAGCAGCATGAAATGAGCTGTGCCTGTACTAATATGTAATATGTCTGTGAGTAAGTTTAGATTTTTAAGCTCAAGATGCATTCTGAATGAAATGAATGACATTCCCTTAGCTTGTTTGCTGCATGCTAATTATTTCCCATATAGGCATTAAAAATATTACCATCTATTAGTTTCGAGCAAAAAAGCTGACCCTACCATCTCCAATTGTCTGCAGTGAATACAATATGACAGAAATTCCACCACTTACCTGATCCCAGTTGTTCGAACAGAATTCCTGAACTGTCGAGTTGAAAGTTTCTATGGGAAAGGAACCGGTTAAGTTCAAGGCTTCCATTGAGTAATAGAAACCAGAAAAGGCCTATATGGTTTGGATAGAGATGAACATGTGTCACAAGTCAAGCTCAAGACCAAACAAGACGGGAATGCAAATAAAATATTCCAAACATTTAGTAACGTACCACAAAATCTCCATGGATGTTTGGCTGAAGTTTTTTTTGTGTCCAATTACCTCCAACATTGATATATTCAAAACTAAATATTGACAACAACTTTTGCTGACATAGAACAGGATTTCCAGTTCCTCTAAATGTAGCATTGGTGTCAGGGTCATAGTTCGGTGGTACATCAGCTGCAGTGCATAAACCATCAAATATATACTTcagttggagagtcagagtataGTTTGAGGGAAGGCAAGGATCTTCAATGCTTGATTTTTTCTTTGCGTTCTGAATTAGTAAAACAGACAGATGTATGCAAATATGGTTATATAGAATAGGTAAATAAATAGATGGATAAAATTGCTAAAATAAAACTAGCACAAAGAAAAGACATGCATTTACAGAGCTTTGACAGATTTAATAGTCCTGGAATTTAGATAATCTGTGGAAACATAAAAGTTTTAGAGTGTAGATACTGAAAGGTGTTTGAGAGTCTAGAATTATGGGATATAGAAGATAAGGTAAGAGGTTGGCCATTGAGGATCGAGAtgaggagaattgtttttcatttatatagTTGTTGGAATTCTTTATCTCAGCAGGCTGCAGATGCTCAGAGGGCTGACAGTACTCTTGGTAAAAATAAAGATCAACAagattttggatactgttgtcaTAACAATATGGAAGGAATTCAAGGTTATGGAACTTGGAGCAGGAAagtgaatttaaatgtaattgaacAGTGGGACAGTCTCAAGGACCTTAATGGCCTATTTGTATTTCTTAAATTCCATGATCTCAAGATGACCAAAAGTGCTTTACAGTCAGTGAAAACCATTGCAGAGTAGTCTTGGTTGTGATGTGGGAAATGATTCAAACAATTTGCGTTCAGGTTTCCACATATAGCAATGTGTTATTAACTATGGTGATGCATGTTGAGGGATAATATCAGCCAGAACATTGGGATGAACTCCCCTGCTCTTTTGAAAATAGAGCCATGGGATTGCTTTATGGTTACTCAAGAGGAGCATTAGTTTAAcctctcatccaaaagacagcaaATCTGATGGTGCAGCTCTCCCTCGGTGCTGCCCAAGTGTCTCTAGATTGGGAACTTGTATAGACAAATGCCCTGAGCCACAGTCCACATTATGCAGTTCTGTTTGTATTTAATACATAAATTCAGCTATTTCATGATCACATTTCACTCTGAATTCAGTCTATATGAAGCTGTACCCACTGGACTAGGTTTCACTCACTTAGGAATATTTAGGAAATTTATAAATATGCTAGACTTAATTTTCCACCACCTCATATATTTTGTCCCTCAAGTGTAAATACACTACAAAAATAATTTATCTATCCATATGCAGCAAAAATATAGTTTATGTTTCAGGGggtttcctcagaactgatgaaaggtcatagatctgaaacattacctctgttgCTGTCAtgagagatgctgcctgaccttttctgtctttatttcattCGCAAGAAACATTTGGATGTCCTGAGGCCATAGAAGGTGCTATAGAGTTTCCTCCTTTCTTCATTCATGGACTCTTAGCACAAAAAGCAATTTTGAGCCACCCAGCTTACCTGGAGGATTTTTGCCCTGTACATTTTCTCGGCTTCATCCCTTCCATAGCATGCCAGGCTTTGAGTGTAGACAGTGTAGTTGTAACTGTACAACGTGATTATTACGGTTTCACTCATATGTGGGTGCTGCTTGGGGACAAAAGCTATTTCAGTAGAAGCTCCACCCAGATCAAGAGTTCCTGTGGTCTTCACGGTAAAGTTTCTTTCCAGGTGTATCCAAGTACGTCTCTGGCAAAGGATGTGTATTAAACAATTAAGGTGCTGAGATGAGCGTTGACAAACAGAACAACTTACTTCTACATAACCCTTCCATGCAGTAAAATGCCTCATGGGTCTTCACAGGGGCATTATCAAATAAACGTGAACACTGAGCCATCTAAACAGATCTTAGAGTAAATGATAAAAAGGTTGATTCAAGAGGTAGGACTTAAGGTGCTTCTGAAAGATGgaagagacagacacacagatattggGGGACGAATTGCAGAGGTTTGGACCTGAACTACTGAAGCCGCAGCCACTACTGTTGAAGAGATAGAAATCATGGatgctcaagaggccagaattggagacaACACACAGATATTGGAGGAATGGAAGAGTTTGTAGAGATAGAGATGGCAAAGCTCACTTGCAAATTGTTCTCATCAATCTGTAGTGTGTGGGTATCTCTGGGTCAGAAGGCtattggttcaagtcccattcagGAGTACACGTCCCAGGCTGACTCTCCCTGTGCAGAGTGgcacaatgactcagtggttagcactgctgccacacaacaccagggacccaggacttgatccacactgtagggtactGAAAGATGGTTACAATGTTCTAGGTGCTATCTTCAATGATCAGATGTTAAGCAGAGGTCCTGCTTGCCCTCTCTAATACATGTAAAAAATCCAATGGTACCATTTGATGATGAGCAAGTCAATTCTCCTTTGTATCCaaatcaatatttattcctcaaccatCATCATTAAAACAGCTTATCTGGTCATTAACGTAATACTTCTTGTGAGACTTTTCTGTGATCAGATTGAGTGATACTCTTCTTACTTTACAATAGTGATCACATCTTAGAAGGGCTGCATTGTCTGTGAAAGGATCTGGCAGATAAGGAGGTGGTGAAAGTTGCTATAGAAATGCAGGCTCTTGTCCAATGGAATGCCTTGTCTCAGACCATTTGGAATGAGTTCTGAGAAAggtacataagaactaggagcaggagtaggccatcgggcccttcgagcctgctccaccattcgataagatcatggctgatcttttcatggcctcagctccactcacccacactctcaccgtAACTCAtaaattcctttattgttcaaaaaagaatctatcttagctttaaaaacatttactgaagtagcatcaactacttcgctggacagggaattccacagattcacaaccctctgggtgaagaacttccTTCTTGATTCAGTCCTAAGTCTGGtcctcctaattttgaggctatgcccttttgtcctagtttcacctgccagtggaaacatcctctctatgtctattttatctattctcttcataattttatatgtttctataagatccctcttcattcttcaaaattgcaatgaataaaatcccagtctactcagtttctcctcataagccaatcccctcaactccagaatcaacccactgaatctcctctgcacctcttctcacgcaatgatgtggaggtgctggtcttggactgggatggacaaagttaaaaatcacacaacaccaggttatagtccagcaggtttatttggaagtactagctttcggagctttcAGGCTTACTTgcaaatttgcatttgcagaattgcaattaaagatacattctatttttgctaAAAAAGCACGTAACCTGCAGGCAGTCGATACATATAAcagtttataaattcctactttggaaatagaaccagcctgactcaagcttgggatacagacagactctaacatcACACCTTTAATACAACTAAAATGttacctttttttataaaacggTAAATTATCTTTAGAAAgtgactgaaaagaagttctgggattgacatattaatgaaccaaaccattctaaaagatgaatgactcaacagcaatctaggtttgttcaatatatcattttaattacatgacactgtgatcttttgctataaattcagtgtcttctgatcctgccccactggttacctgatgaaggatcattgctctgaaagctagtacttccaaatgaaattgttggactataacctgctgttgtgtgagtgccagtacatcctttcttaagtaaggagaccaaaattgtatgcagtacttcaggagtggcctcaccagtaccctatgcagctgcaacataatctccctgcctttaaactcaatccctttagcaataaaGGAGAACGTTTAATTTGCgttcctaattacttgttataCCTGCAGGTAGTAATGGGTAGCTGTGCTTCAGTTTGCTGGTGGCTGTCAGAGTCTACAGGACAGAAGGAGAGCAAAGCAGCAAACATGGTGAAACGATTCACCCAAAGCATGCTGAGCTTCGAGAATGTAAGTTTGACAAACCTGCTGCAAATTGTCCAGTAAATAATTTGCTGTGATCCACCCgtaaacgccttcctccttcccTGAGAGAATATGGGCACCTTTGAAATCAAATGGTGAAGAACGGAGGAAATTTTCAATCTCTGTGAGGATCATGGCTGCAGCTCTTTGGTCCTCCAGCCTAGTTCCGCCAGTTGGAAGAATTAGAGACAGAATTAGTGAGTTGCACATTTCTTTATCAGGTATGAAGGTTGTTTTTACCTCAACTATTTAGTAGACTCATGGAGTGCATAGAAAAACCATTTGTGTCCATTCTGGCTTCATGGATGATCTGTCCAAATAGTTCTTCCTTCATTAGCTCTTTCCTCAAGCCCTTCAAATTTCTCCTTTgtagtatttatccaattccccaAACTTATCCAAAAGTTACAattgcttctgtttttttttcagacagtGTTCCAGATAGAGAGATTGCAAGAatggggatggcatggtggctcagaggtagatactgcagcctcacaacaccagggaactgggtttggttccagcttgGGGTGATATCAGTCttgatggattagtcatgggaaatgcaggtggTGGGGATGctctctttggagagtcagcatggattcaatgggctgaatggcatatttCCATGCTAataagattctatgattccaggAAAAGGATGAACCCACAGAAGGATTtaaaaaacaggcagaaaattttAAGATCAAGGGTTGCCAAATAAATGTTATTAATCTCCAACAAGTGGTGAGGGGGATGGCAAAGACCGGAAACACAGCTAAAAATTCCATAGTACTTGTGCTTTGAATTTGAACTCTTCTCAGGCTTATTTGTCCAGTAATAAGCACACCATTACAGCCATTCTCCAAAGCAGGACTAGGAACCTTCTTAGAATCTCTTCAAAATGATCCAATTTCTTCAGAGAAAGCTAGGTTCCCAGCCTCTCATTTTTGGTAAAGAGCCAGAGTTGGGCCAAGGATGTCTCTGAGGATATCATTGTTCAACCCAATGGCTTCTCTTTGAAAGAGTATCCAATCCTACTTCCCACCTAATCTTCCAGAAATGTCTGTCCATTTCTGAGGTTCCAGGAACATTGTTTTGTGTTATGAAACATCTGGTATAGATCAAATAGAGTACTGTAGTTACAGCACAGaacgaggccatttggcccactacATCTGTGCTGGTTCTCGGCAAAAGAAGCTTGACAAGTGTCATGCCCTTGGCTTCTTCTCAtagccttgcaaatcttttctcttTCAACAGTATGTTTGTTTTGATTACTATGGGTGACCAGTCCTCTGGAATGTgacattatttaaataaattaataaataacCTTATAATCTTACTGGAGTAGTCGCATTCCAGCAGTAGCACCAAAGTAGACTGGTGTAGAATTATGCCTTTCTGCTGGGATTTTTTCTATTGTCCTGTTGAGGCACCATTCCATTGAGAGAGCTGCTTGTACAGGTTCCTTGTCATAGCTAGAAATATCAGGTCCTGTGGAGAATCACATAAATTgggtcagttttttaaaaaaaatgatcagGACAGAAATTGCCTTTGCACGGCCAATGAACAACTTTCAAAACATAATCACATTTCCTCctgtaggaaatgctggaaatactcagcagatcaggcagcatctgtggagagagaaacagggttaatgtttcaggcttgTGACCTTTAATCAGAACTGGAATGAGTTGAGAGATTCAAGAGGTTTAAAATAAGCACAAAGTGAAATGGGAAGCAAGTTAAGAAAGGAAGGTATTTGATAGGGTGGAAGGCGGGAAAGGTGACAAAAGGATTGACAGTGCAAGGAAATTAGTATAAACattgggataaatattggccagggcacTAGGAGAAATCCCATGTTAATCTTCAAAGTAGTACTTGTGCCTAGCCACCAGGCCATTGACCCATGGTGGAGCACTTAACCAGAAGGCCTACAAAGATgaacactttttctttatttcttcatttttctgcctttaatattctatgttttggtttattattCTGTGTTTAAAAATGCCGCCAGAGAGTGGCGACCCTAtacaacacttctcactgtattttgtaaccaaatacatgtgacaatcaaaTAAATCGAATCAAAATAGAGGGATCATTTACGAATACCTGAGAGGGTAGATGGGGATCTGACTTAACATTTCATTGGAAAGTTGACATTTCTGACAGCACAACATCCTGTCAGCCTGGACTTTGTGGCCAAGTCTTTGAAGTTAGAATTGAACCCATAATATTTTGCTTAGAGGTGAGAGTATGAACCAAAAGAAGCAGCTGTTTTTCCACCAATGAGTCTTTACAAGTGCACTTTACATGGGGAGGTGTTGGCCTGGGAAtatattgctggattgttaatgtataggcatgggtaatgttctggggacctgggtttgaattctgctacggcagatagtggaatttgaattcaataaaattctagaCTTATGAGTCttatgatgatcatgaatccattgttgattattgcaaAACCCCAActggttctctaatgtcctttaacGAAAGAAACTGCCATCGTTTTCTGGTCTGGctgacgtgtgactccagaccaacagcaatgttgaCTTTTAACTATCCTGTGGGCAATtagaggtgggcaataaatgttggcctggacAGTGACACCCTCAACACATGAATAAGTTAAAAAACATCTCAGTATTGAACAATCCAGAGGTTGATcagtatcatagaacatagaaaaatacagcgcagtacaggcccttcggccctcggtgttgcgccgacccaagcccacctaacctacactagcccactatcctccatatgcctatccaatacccgtttaaatgcccataaagagggaaagtccaccactgctactggcagggcattccatgaactcacgactcgctgagtaaagaatctacccctaacatctgtcctatacctaccaccccttaatttaaagctatgcccccacgtaatagctgactccatacgtggaaaaaggttctcattgtcaaccctatctaaacccctaatcatcttgtacacctctatcaagtcacccctaaaccttcttttctccaatgaaaacagccccaagtgcctcagcctttcctcatacgatcttcctaccataccaggcaacatcct includes:
- the entpd3 gene encoding ectonucleoside triphosphate diphosphohydrolase 3 isoform X4, with protein sequence MGLERPLVAAIIVLFSSVIIVVTISLLQQLKKVALPVGYKYGIVFDAGASRTTLYVYRWPAEKENNTGVVSEFHLCHVKGPDISSYDKEPVQAALSMEWCLNRTIEKIPAERHNSTPVYFGATAGMRLLQLEDQRAAAMILTEIENFLRSSPFDFKGAHILSGKEEGVYGWITANYLLDNLQQRRTWIHLERNFTVKTTGTLDLGGASTEIAFVPKQHPHMSETVIITLYSYNYTVYTQSLACYGRDEAEKMYRAKILQNAKKKSSIEDPCLPSNYTLTLQLKYIFDGLCTAADVPPNYDPDTNATFRGTGNPVLCQQKLLSIFSFEYINVGGNWTQKKLQPNIHGDFVAFSGFYYSMEALNLTGSFPIETFNSTVQEFCSNNWDQVQQLFPNVSDQFRRSYCFNANYIYAVLVQGYKFDQESWKSISFQKEVKNISIGWSLGYMLNLTNLIPSENQVIQTPMSEGVFCGLLFLFSTLVVFCSIFICMSIIRFL
- the entpd3 gene encoding ectonucleoside triphosphate diphosphohydrolase 3 isoform X1, with translation MSGHYFVRIIDYLENQLNAFPLGLGVLKSAPYSGDCSSTQRGRPCSPNPIQPYPLQPSPTPPQHKVREPMATPIPSLGHSTAHQQDHCCCCLCGYGIVFDAGASRTTLYVYRWPAEKENNTGVVSEFHLCHVKGPDISSYDKEPVQAALSMEWCLNRTIEKIPAERHNSTPVYFGATAGMRLLQLEDQRAAAMILTEIENFLRSSPFDFKGAHILSGKEEGVYGWITANYLLDNLQQRRTWIHLERNFTVKTTGTLDLGGASTEIAFVPKQHPHMSETVIITLYSYNYTVYTQSLACYGRDEAEKMYRAKILQNAKKKSSIEDPCLPSNYTLTLQLKYIFDGLCTAADVPPNYDPDTNATFRGTGNPVLCQQKLLSIFSFEYINVGGNWTQKKLQPNIHGDFVAFSGFYYSMEALNLTGSFPIETFNSTVQEFCSNNWDQVQQLFPNVSDQFRRSYCFNANYIYAVLVQGYKFDQESWKSISFQKEVKNISIGWSLGYMLNLTNLIPSENQVIQTPMSEGVFCGLLFLFSTLVVFCSIFICMSIIRFL
- the entpd3 gene encoding ectonucleoside triphosphate diphosphohydrolase 3 isoform X2, with translation MKQFDRVNHEKLFPQSGRSITRGHKLKVIGERTKGEGGCSMGLERPLVAAIIVLFSSVIIVVTISLLQQLKKVALPVGYKYGIVFDAGASRTTLYVYRWPAEKENNTGVVSEFHLCHVKGPDISSYDKEPVQAALSMEWCLNRTIEKIPAERHNSTPVYFGATAGMRLLQLEDQRAAAMILTEIENFLRSSPFDFKGAHILSGKEEGVYGWITANYLLDNLQQRRTWIHLERNFTVKTTGTLDLGGASTEIAFVPKQHPHMSETVIITLYSYNYTVYTQSLACYGRDEAEKMYRAKILQNAKKKSSIEDPCLPSNYTLTLQLKYIFDGLCTAADVPPNYDPDTNATFRGTGNPVLCQQKLLSIFSFEYINVGGNWTQKKLQPNIHGDFVAFSGFYYSMEALNLTGSFPIETFNSTVQEFCSNNWDQVQQLFPNVSDQFRRSYCFNANYIYAVLVQGYKFDQESWKSISFQKEVKNISIGWSLGYMLNLTNLIPSENQVIQTPMSEGVFCGLLFLFSTLVVFCSIFICMSIIRFL
- the entpd3 gene encoding ectonucleoside triphosphate diphosphohydrolase 3 isoform X5 is translated as MEWCLNRTIEKIPAERHNSTPVYFGATAGMRLLQLEDQRAAAMILTEIENFLRSSPFDFKGAHILSGKEEGVYGWITANYLLDNLQQRRTWIHLERNFTVKTTGTLDLGGASTEIAFVPKQHPHMSETVIITLYSYNYTVYTQSLACYGRDEAEKMYRAKILQNAKKKSSIEDPCLPSNYTLTLQLKYIFDGLCTAADVPPNYDPDTNATFRGTGNPVLCQQKLLSIFSFEYINVGGNWTQKKLQPNIHGDFVAFSGFYYSMEALNLTGSFPIETFNSTVQEFCSNNWDQVQQLFPNVSDQFRRSYCFNANYIYAVLVQGYKFDQESWKSISFQKEVKNISIGWSLGYMLNLTNLIPSENQVIQTPMSEGVFCGLLFLFSTLVVFCSIFICMSIIRFL
- the entpd3 gene encoding ectonucleoside triphosphate diphosphohydrolase 3 isoform X3, whose amino-acid sequence is MSGHYFVRIIDYLENQLNAFPLGLGVLKSAPYSGDCSSTQRGRPCSPNPIQPYPLQPSPTPPQHKVREPMATPIPSLGHSTAHQQDHCCCCLCGYGIVFDAGASRTTLYVYRWPAEKENNTGVVSEFHLCHVKGPDISSYDKEPVQAALSMEWCLNRTIEKIPAERHNSTPVYFGATAGMRLLQLEDQRAAAMILTEIENFLRSSPFDFKGAHILSGKEEGVYGWITANYLLDNLQQRRTWIHLERNFTVKTTGTLDLGGASTEIAFVPKQHPHMSETVIITLYSYNYTVYTQSLACYGRDEAEKMYRAKILQNAKKKSSIEDPCLPSNYTLTLQLKYIFDGLCTAADVPPNYDPDTNATFRGTGNPVLCQQKLLSIFSFEYINVGGNWTQKKLQPNIHGDFVAFSGFYYSMEALNLTGSFPIETFNSTVQEFCSNNWDQVKNISIGWSLGYMLNLTNLIPSENQVIQTPMSEGVFCGLLFLFSTLVVFCSIFICMSIIRFL